In Populus alba chromosome 1, ASM523922v2, whole genome shotgun sequence, a single window of DNA contains:
- the LOC118045616 gene encoding protein EMSY-LIKE 3 has translation MDYEPYDSSGTDDDLPPSHQNRIPRGGRVAGNGRPVGGSVPYSRMYGETDMETQIHQLEQEAYSSVLRAFKAQADAITWEKESLITELRKELRLSNEEHRELLARVNADDVIRRIREWRQAGGHQSGMLTTGQAVHDPIPSPTVSASRKKQKMTSSIPSQSFGGPSPSFHPQPVSASHQPSSSAAKRGPVTGPKGKKQKPGLPGASSMKSIPYPSSGPSGRGQVANRLSSGAVPEGADQYIGKRVKTRWPDDNHFYEAVITDFNPIEGRHALVYDMGTANETWEWVNLSEISPEDIQWVDEDPGISHRGNYGGSGHGINRSMGRDGGPGPGRGRGVTKGQSRKELLPSQNGIGKKVPDDIQILHTDSLIREVERVFNANHPDPLEIEKAKKVLKDHEQALVDAISRLADISDGESDEGGRRYGQALERE, from the exons GAACTGATGATGATCTTCCTCCATCACATCAAAACAGAATACCCAGAGGGGGTCGTGTGGCTGGGAATGGAAGACCAGTTGGAGGTTCAGTCCCTTATTCTAGAATGTATGGTGAAACTGATATGGAGACTCAAATTCACCAACTTGAGCAAGAAGCATACAGTTCAGTTCTAAGAGCCTTTAAAGCACAAGCTGATGCCATTACTTGG GAGAAAGAAAGCTTGATAACAGAGCTTAGAAAGGAATTGAGATTGTCTAATGAGGAGCACAGAGAGCTTCTTGCCCGGGTTAATGCAGATGATGTAATAAGGAGGATAAG GGAATGGAGACAGGCTGGTGGGCATCAATCTGGCATGCTCACTACAGGTCAAGCTGTTCATGATCCAATACCTAGTCCTACTGTCTCTGCTTCTCGTAAGAAACAGAAGATGACCTCATCAATTCCTTCTCAATCCTTTGGTGGGCCATCTCCATCTTTTCACCCACAACCAGTTTCTGCATCACATCAGCCATCTTCATCTGCTGCTAAACGTGGACCGGTAACAGGACCCAAGGGCAAGAAGCAAAAACCA GGTTTACCTGGTGCTTCTTCAATGAAGTCCATTCCATACCCATCCTCAGGTCCATCTGGAAGAGGTCAAGTTGCTAATAGACTATCTTCTGGTGCTGTTCCTGAAGGAGCTGATCAATATATTGGGAAGAGAGTCAAAACAAGGTGGCCTGATGATAATCACTTTTATGAGGCTGTTATAACTGACTTCAACCCAATTGag GGGCGGCATGCTCTGGTGTATGATATGGGAACAGCAAATGAGACATGGGAATGGGTTAATCTCTCAGAG ATCTCTCCTGAGGATATACAATGGGTAGATGAAGACCCTGGAATCTCTCATCGTGGCAATTATGGTGGTTCAGGGCATGGGATAAATAGGTCAATGGGCCGGGATGGTGGTCCTGGTCCTGGAAGAGGTAGAGGGGTTACCAAAGGTCAATCCAGGAAAGAGTTGTTGCCTTCACAAAATGGGATTGGAAAGAAGGTGCCCGATGATATACAAATTCTTCATACAGATTCTCTAATCAGGGAG GTAGAGAGAGTTTTCAATGCAAATCATCCTGATCCTCTTGAGATTGAGAAAGCAAAGAAAGTATTGAAG GATCATGAGCAAGCACTTGTAGATGCGATTTCAAGGCTTGCTGATATTTCTGATGGTGAAAGTG ATGAAGGTGGCCGCCGTTATGGGCAGGCATTGGAGAGAGAATGA